In Panacibacter ginsenosidivorans, the following proteins share a genomic window:
- a CDS encoding DUF7009 family protein, which produces MKLRFENKSIRFRIRKSELQHLKQHGFVKDEVAFPNEVLTYELRITDISEITPAFSDNKITIHLPIIKANDWLDTDEVGIYKLIHINADEVLDIVIEKDFPCKDRPEEDKSDTFTELVDKDSKGKVC; this is translated from the coding sequence ATGAAATTGCGTTTTGAAAATAAGTCCATCCGTTTTCGCATCCGTAAATCTGAATTGCAACATTTGAAGCAACATGGTTTTGTAAAAGATGAAGTAGCATTTCCAAATGAGGTGCTTACTTATGAATTGCGTATTACAGATATTTCTGAAATAACTCCAGCTTTTTCTGATAATAAAATAACCATACATCTTCCTATTATAAAAGCCAATGACTGGCTCGATACTGATGAAGTCGGCATCTACAAACTCATCCACATTAATGCAGACGAGGTACTTGATATTGTTATAGAAAAAGATTTTCCCTGTAAAGACAGACCTGAAGAAGATAAAAGCGACACTTTTACTGAGCTAGTAGATAAAGATTCAAAAGGTAAAGTGTGTTAG
- the fdhD gene encoding formate dehydrogenase accessory sulfurtransferase FdhD — protein MTGTKNIAIHKIGNGSTTQKEDCIVEESPLQIVIEYSTENTRIQESLSVTMRTPGDDKNLVAGFLFCEGFIQHASDIISIKHIGNVADESVILVELAYHVYVDIESKKRNFVSAASCGFCGKTNADIISQQVFAPLNNNFQINAQQLYQLPQLLNTSQNIFTQTGGSHAVALINGNAELIHICEDVGRHNAMDKLVGTMLFKNLLPLKEHVVLFSGRLGYELVQKSLTAGIPVVCAIGAPSSLAVELAAKNGMTIIGFLKNNSFNIYCGEERIIQS, from the coding sequence ATGACGGGCACAAAAAATATAGCTATACATAAAATCGGAAACGGAAGCACTACGCAAAAAGAAGATTGCATAGTTGAAGAGTCTCCTTTGCAGATCGTTATTGAATATAGCACTGAAAATACCAGGATACAGGAATCACTTTCTGTAACCATGCGGACACCCGGCGATGACAAAAACCTTGTTGCAGGATTTTTATTTTGCGAAGGGTTTATACAGCATGCTTCTGATATCATATCCATAAAACACATCGGCAACGTAGCTGACGAATCTGTAATACTCGTGGAACTTGCCTATCATGTGTATGTAGATATAGAAAGTAAAAAAAGAAATTTTGTTTCTGCTGCTTCCTGCGGATTTTGCGGTAAAACAAATGCTGATATAATTTCGCAACAGGTATTTGCTCCGTTGAATAACAACTTTCAAATAAACGCTCAACAATTATATCAACTGCCGCAATTATTAAACACGTCACAAAATATTTTTACACAAACAGGTGGCTCACATGCAGTCGCATTGATCAATGGAAATGCTGAGTTGATACATATATGTGAAGATGTTGGCAGACATAATGCAATGGATAAATTGGTTGGTACGATGCTATTCAAAAATCTATTGCCACTTAAAGAACATGTCGTTTTATTTAGTGGCAGGCTTGGTTATGAGTTAGTACAAAAGTCTTTAACAGCGGGTATTCCGGTGGTTTGTGCAATCGGTGCACCGTCGAGTTTGGCAGTAGAACTTGCAGCAAAAAATGGCATGACTATCATTGGGTTTCTTAAAAATAACAGCTTCAATATTTATTGCGGTGAAGAAAGAATTATTCAGTCGTAA
- a CDS encoding vWA domain-containing protein has translation MIQRQTSLSKNIIQFCRFLRQKNFTISIEEEALALQALAFIDYSNKDIFRTALKAILCRSHAQLNEFDELFNQYWKELASAVDSKLKSQQQPIVKPTIKDASFKSLKAWLNGNRSEELEEVASYSLYESLSQKNFADVPDDEVDELMRNIKALSRRLAAHINRRYEKDNRINLPDLRRTLRKNMRRGGELLELAFRKPKKNRTKLVVICDVSRSMELYAAFLLQFVYAFQQVYKRVETFAFSTSLQHITQLLKQNDFHAAMRVLSTQNEGWSGGTRIGKSLHAFVKDYAIKYLDKKTIVIIMSDGWDTGDIDLLQQSMETIHNRSKKVIWLNPLAGYSDYQPHVAGMKAALPFINVFAPVHNAESLRSLSKWL, from the coding sequence ATGATACAGCGCCAAACATCTCTCTCAAAGAACATTATACAATTCTGTCGCTTTCTGCGGCAGAAAAATTTCACCATAAGCATAGAAGAAGAAGCACTTGCATTGCAGGCGCTGGCATTTATCGACTACAGTAATAAAGATATTTTCAGGACAGCCTTGAAAGCAATTCTATGCAGAAGTCATGCACAGTTGAATGAGTTTGATGAGTTGTTCAATCAATACTGGAAAGAACTGGCAAGTGCGGTTGATTCAAAATTGAAATCTCAACAACAGCCAATTGTAAAACCAACAATAAAAGATGCATCTTTTAAATCATTGAAAGCATGGCTCAATGGCAACCGTAGCGAAGAATTGGAGGAAGTTGCATCATATAGTTTGTATGAAAGTTTATCACAGAAAAACTTTGCAGATGTGCCCGATGATGAAGTAGACGAACTGATGCGTAACATCAAAGCATTATCCAGGAGATTGGCGGCGCATATAAATCGGCGCTATGAAAAAGATAACCGAATTAATCTTCCTGATCTCAGAAGAACATTAAGAAAAAATATGCGGCGCGGCGGAGAGTTATTAGAACTTGCATTTCGTAAACCAAAAAAGAATCGTACAAAGCTTGTCGTGATTTGCGATGTAAGCCGCTCTATGGAATTATATGCAGCTTTTTTATTACAATTCGTGTATGCATTTCAGCAGGTGTATAAACGCGTAGAAACATTTGCATTCAGTACTTCGCTGCAACATATTACACAACTTCTTAAACAAAATGATTTTCATGCAGCCATGCGTGTATTGAGTACGCAGAATGAAGGCTGGAGTGGCGGTACAAGAATCGGTAAAAGCCTGCATGCGTTTGTGAAAGACTATGCAATAAAATACCTTGATAAAAAAACTATTGTAATTATTATGAGTGATGGTTGGGATACCGGCGATATTGATCTTTTACAGCAAAGCATGGAAACTATTCATAACAGAAGTAAAAAAGTGATTTGGTTAAACCCACTGGCGGGCTATTCAGATTACCAACCGCATGTAGCCGGCATGAAGGCTGCATTACCTTTCATTAATGTATTTGCGCCGGTGCACAATGCAGAGAGTTTAAGAAGTTTAAGTAAATGGTTATAA
- a CDS encoding AAA family ATPase, which produces MIQLNDIKQMLFQQGYITDESVAMSVFLSLQLNKPLLIEGPAGVGKTEIAKVMAKALQTDLIRLQCYEGLDATHALYEWNYQKQLLHLKMTEHTSQSIDEKEQTIFGDAFLMKRPLLQAITQEKKPVLLIDEIDRSDEEFESFLLEVLSDWQITIPEIGTIKATNIPQVILTGNRTRELSEALRRRCLYLYIDYPDFEKEYLIVKNKVNGIDVKLAEQITKFMQQLRLMKLEKVPGIAETLDWAMALSSLHIDYLDKNIIEQTLGVVLKDWRDTRQVQMSLSDLMERIGVISKLDNL; this is translated from the coding sequence ATGATCCAACTGAACGATATTAAACAAATGCTTTTTCAGCAGGGATATATAACTGATGAAAGTGTGGCTATGTCTGTGTTTCTTTCATTGCAATTAAATAAACCATTATTGATTGAAGGTCCTGCAGGTGTAGGAAAAACAGAGATCGCAAAAGTAATGGCGAAAGCTTTGCAAACTGATTTGATAAGATTACAATGTTATGAAGGGCTTGATGCTACACATGCTTTGTATGAATGGAATTATCAAAAGCAATTGCTGCATTTAAAAATGACGGAGCACACATCGCAGAGCATTGATGAAAAAGAGCAAACGATTTTTGGTGATGCATTCTTAATGAAACGCCCATTGCTGCAGGCCATTACACAGGAAAAAAAACCTGTATTGCTGATTGATGAAATTGACAGAAGCGATGAGGAGTTCGAAAGTTTTTTATTGGAAGTATTAAGCGACTGGCAAATAACAATACCAGAAATTGGAACAATCAAAGCAACTAATATTCCACAAGTAATTTTAACAGGCAACAGAACAAGAGAACTAAGTGAAGCATTGCGCAGACGCTGCTTATACCTCTACATAGATTATCCTGATTTTGAAAAAGAATACCTGATTGTAAAGAATAAAGTAAATGGTATTGATGTAAAACTTGCAGAGCAGATCACAAAATTTATGCAACAGTTACGTCTAATGAAACTCGAAAAAGTTCCCGGCATTGCAGAAACGCTTGATTGGGCAATGGCACTTTCTTCATTGCATATTGATTACCTCGATAAAAATATTATTGAACAAACACTTGGTGTTGTTTTAAAAGACTGGCGTGATACAAGACAGGTGCAAATGTCTTTAAGTGATCTGATGGAAAGAATCGGCGTTATTTCCAAATTAGATAATCTTTAA
- the moaA gene encoding GTP 3',8-cyclase MoaA, with protein MLTDNHGRKINYVRLAVTDRCNLRCFYCMPEHGLDWLSRSELMSYEEMLRICSLMVSMGVEKIRITGGEPFVRKDIMQLLTSLSKLNGLKQLTLTTNGVLTAPHVPELKKIGVKSVNLSMDTLDRNKFFTITRRDELPAVLETLEQLLKHDIDVKINAVVMDGKNIDDIIPLVELTKNLPVSVRFIEEMPFNGEGNHYSHLHWHYMRILRKIQEQFPNIEKLVDAPHSTSYNYHIPNHRGNVGIIAAYSRTFCGTCNRIRLTPQGMLNTCLYDGGVLNLKDLMRNGLSDEEIAQQLLNSISHRAKDGFVAERLRNEKGPVHESMATIGG; from the coding sequence TTGCTTACAGATAACCACGGCAGAAAAATAAATTACGTACGGCTTGCAGTAACAGATCGCTGCAATCTACGATGCTTTTATTGTATGCCTGAACATGGTCTTGACTGGCTTTCACGCTCAGAGCTGATGAGCTATGAAGAAATGTTGCGCATCTGTTCTTTAATGGTAAGTATGGGTGTTGAAAAGATTCGCATTACCGGTGGCGAGCCATTTGTAAGAAAAGATATCATGCAATTGCTTACTTCACTTTCAAAGCTGAATGGCTTAAAGCAACTAACACTTACAACGAATGGTGTATTGACTGCACCACATGTTCCTGAACTAAAAAAGATAGGTGTAAAGTCTGTCAATCTTAGTATGGATACACTTGACCGTAACAAATTTTTCACCATCACAAGAAGAGATGAATTACCTGCTGTACTTGAAACGTTGGAACAATTGTTGAAACATGATATTGATGTAAAGATCAATGCTGTGGTGATGGATGGAAAAAATATTGATGACATTATTCCGCTTGTTGAGCTTACAAAAAATCTTCCTGTGAGTGTGCGTTTTATTGAGGAGATGCCTTTTAATGGAGAAGGTAATCATTATTCGCATCTGCACTGGCACTATATGCGCATATTAAGAAAGATACAGGAACAATTTCCAAACATAGAGAAGCTTGTTGATGCACCGCATAGCACTTCATATAATTATCATATTCCAAATCATCGCGGCAACGTTGGTATTATTGCTGCGTATTCACGAACGTTTTGTGGTACATGCAACCGTATTCGTTTAACGCCGCAGGGCATGCTCAATACCTGCTTGTATGACGGCGGTGTATTGAACCTGAAAGACCTTATGCGCAATGGTTTAAGCGATGAAGAGATTGCTCAGCAGTTACTAAATTCAATCAGCCACCGTGCGAAAGATGGTTTTGTGGCAGAGCGTTTAAGAAATGAAAAAGGACCTGTACATGAAAGTATGGCAACGATTGGAGGTTAA
- a CDS encoding XdhC family protein — protein MKEIKAIIDAYKGIDFATTKAALATVARVEGSSYRRSGARMLVLDNGNYLGGISGGCLEGDALRRSQKAIVQDKPSIITYDTTQDDGAQIGVGLGCNGIIDVLFTPLHKEDKNNPVELLSALTEIRKPKAVVSITSGTQKDVLGKTIVYETREQFSKDFPLANITAAVEEEIHQCLNKQASVTVNYNEESVRVFIEVLFPVTHLILYGGNYDIYPMARCARELGWDVTVVMNIQKANKALFSIGAKVINNKSEENPLIDAYSAVVLMAHDYKTDLQNLQKVLATNTRYIGMLGPRKRSRKMFDVMANEGNSLNEENMQRIFAPAGLDIGAATPEEIALSICAEIRSVFAKRNGTSLRLREGTIYGNS, from the coding sequence ATGAAAGAAATTAAAGCGATTATTGATGCTTACAAAGGAATTGATTTTGCAACTACTAAGGCCGCATTGGCAACGGTTGCAAGAGTAGAAGGATCATCATATAGAAGGTCAGGCGCAAGAATGCTTGTACTTGATAATGGTAATTATCTTGGTGGTATCAGCGGTGGCTGCCTGGAAGGCGATGCGTTGAGAAGATCACAAAAAGCAATTGTGCAGGACAAACCTTCCATCATTACTTATGACACAACACAGGATGACGGCGCACAGATAGGTGTTGGTTTGGGATGTAATGGAATTATTGATGTGTTGTTTACACCCCTGCATAAAGAAGATAAAAACAACCCGGTTGAACTACTGTCTGCACTTACAGAAATAAGGAAGCCAAAAGCTGTTGTTTCTATTACATCCGGCACCCAAAAAGATGTTCTTGGCAAAACCATAGTTTATGAAACCCGGGAACAATTCAGTAAAGATTTTCCTTTAGCGAATATTACCGCAGCGGTTGAAGAGGAAATTCATCAATGCTTAAACAAGCAGGCTTCTGTAACCGTTAATTATAATGAAGAGAGTGTAAGAGTTTTCATTGAAGTTTTATTCCCTGTAACACATCTTATTTTATACGGTGGCAACTACGATATCTATCCTATGGCAAGGTGTGCAAGAGAGTTAGGATGGGATGTAACAGTGGTGATGAATATCCAAAAAGCAAACAAAGCACTTTTTTCAATTGGGGCAAAGGTCATTAATAATAAAAGCGAAGAAAATCCTTTGATTGATGCATATTCAGCAGTTGTATTGATGGCGCATGATTACAAAACAGATCTGCAAAATCTGCAAAAAGTACTGGCGACAAACACGAGGTATATCGGTATGCTTGGTCCACGCAAACGAAGCCGGAAAATGTTTGATGTGATGGCAAATGAAGGCAACAGCCTAAATGAAGAAAATATGCAGCGTATCTTTGCTCCTGCGGGTTTGGATATTGGCGCAGCAACACCCGAAGAAATTGCTTTATCTATCTGCGCAGAGATCCGCAGTGTTTTTGCAAAAAGAAATGGCACTAGTCTGCGTTTGAGAGAAGGAACTATTTACGGAAATTCATAA
- a CDS encoding AraC family transcriptional regulator has protein sequence MKKAALNINKHLQIRKLEQVVENRTAYTLDQAELSIYETHETIRDVAFQFNIPVLASMIRGKKIIHIDDKPSFEFLAGESMILTPGQTCYIDFPEATPQEPVECLKLAISPEKIAAFCSKLNEKYPLTDSLNGWSYNANGSRFVNDAMINQLLNRLVLICTEKNEAKDFFANLVLQELVVRLMQTQARHTLLDNSKKHNTSNRFAHVADYIQKHLQENISVKTLSREAYMSEPHFFRCFKQQFGMSPVDYINEQRIRVAKMMLQAADYSITEISFACGFNNLNYFLKMFKRRTGLTPAQFRKSLHI, from the coding sequence ATGAAAAAAGCAGCTTTGAATATTAATAAACATTTGCAGATCCGCAAGCTGGAGCAGGTGGTGGAAAACCGCACGGCCTATACACTTGACCAGGCTGAACTGAGTATTTATGAAACGCATGAAACGATTCGTGATGTGGCATTTCAATTCAATATACCCGTACTGGCAAGTATGATAAGAGGGAAGAAAATTATACATATTGATGACAAACCATCTTTTGAATTTTTAGCTGGTGAAAGTATGATTCTTACACCGGGGCAAACCTGCTATATTGATTTTCCCGAAGCAACTCCGCAGGAACCTGTTGAATGTTTGAAGCTTGCCATTTCCCCGGAAAAAATAGCTGCATTTTGCAGCAAGCTAAATGAAAAATATCCCTTAACCGATAGCTTAAATGGCTGGAGTTATAACGCAAATGGCAGCCGTTTTGTAAATGATGCTATGATCAATCAATTGCTAAACAGGCTGGTGCTTATTTGTACAGAAAAAAATGAGGCCAAAGATTTTTTTGCCAACCTGGTACTCCAGGAACTGGTAGTGCGTTTGATGCAGACACAGGCCAGACATACATTGTTGGATAATAGCAAAAAGCATAACACCAGCAATCGCTTTGCACATGTGGCCGATTATATTCAAAAACACCTGCAGGAAAATATTTCAGTAAAAACACTCAGCCGGGAAGCGTACATGAGCGAGCCACATTTTTTCCGATGTTTTAAACAGCAATTCGGGATGTCTCCTGTAGATTATATAAATGAACAACGCATAAGGGTGGCAAAAATGATGCTGCAGGCCGCAGATTATAGTATTACGGAGATCAGTTTTGCCTGCGGTTTCAATAACCTCAATTATTTTCTAAAAATGTTTAAAAGGCGCACTGGTTTAACACCGGCTCAATTCCGCAAATCCCTTCATATTTAA
- a CDS encoding CoxG family protein: MLLTGKHVVNAVPAKVWQMLMNTDTLARIVPGISKLEKNGDNSYISTISMKLGPVSSSFTGNLQMEDIEQEKGFTLKVQQNSKIGNANAAIKIGLTPVADTQTEVSFEGDVKLSGMLASMGQRVLGGVANTLSKQFFTNMEKELAE; the protein is encoded by the coding sequence ATGCTTCTTACAGGCAAACATGTGGTAAATGCAGTACCCGCAAAGGTTTGGCAGATGCTCATGAATACAGATACGCTTGCGCGTATCGTTCCGGGTATATCCAAACTGGAAAAGAACGGCGACAATTCATACATCTCTACCATCTCCATGAAACTTGGCCCGGTGAGCAGTTCCTTTACAGGCAACCTGCAAATGGAAGATATAGAACAGGAAAAAGGCTTTACGCTAAAAGTTCAGCAAAACAGCAAGATCGGCAATGCAAATGCAGCTATAAAAATCGGGTTGACCCCCGTTGCAGACACACAAACAGAAGTATCTTTTGAAGGAGACGTAAAATTATCGGGGATGCTGGCTAGTATGGGACAACGTGTATTAGGCGGTGTTGCAAACACGTTGAGTAAGCAGTTTTTTACAAATATGGAAAAGGAACTTGCTGAATAA